From Paenibacillus sp. GP183, one genomic window encodes:
- a CDS encoding ogr/Delta-like zinc finger family protein produces MLEKNRLGAAPRVYFRPEFKKCPHCESKLRRTHTAWEKKIVTTNGIIHAWSMAYACKNLDCTHTGVAYKSAEAEMLSMKHSSYGYDVLALVGELRFKQHRTVKEVADALNERGIPTSERHAQNLYERYQTLLSASLDDHVNKVLAETTEQNGGVILSMDGVQPEKGNETLYVLREVFSGTVLAAQNMKSGTAEELKTLIEPIMELGYPIVGIVSDGQKSIRLAFETLLPDVPYQYCQYHYLKDIAKPIVEADRKLKMELKKSMRGIRDIERKIEQAEIQASETGKTEQPDSETAEITEAQIAKGYVAAVRALLLEDGDPPLELPGLMIYERAQAIQASLQRCLSKKRA; encoded by the coding sequence ATGCTTGAGAAAAATAGATTGGGTGCTGCGCCCAGAGTTTACTTCAGACCTGAGTTTAAAAAATGTCCGCACTGTGAGTCAAAATTGCGGAGAACCCATACAGCATGGGAGAAAAAGATTGTCACAACAAACGGAATCATCCATGCATGGAGTATGGCTTATGCTTGCAAAAATCTAGATTGTACACATACAGGAGTTGCGTATAAATCTGCTGAAGCTGAGATGCTTAGCATGAAGCATTCCTCATATGGATATGATGTGCTTGCTCTCGTTGGAGAACTGCGCTTTAAGCAGCATCGAACAGTTAAAGAAGTTGCTGATGCGTTGAATGAACGAGGTATTCCAACGAGTGAAAGGCATGCTCAAAATTTGTACGAACGCTATCAGACGTTGCTTTCTGCGAGTTTGGATGATCATGTAAACAAAGTACTTGCAGAGACTACCGAACAAAATGGCGGCGTCATCTTATCGATGGATGGCGTTCAGCCTGAGAAAGGGAATGAAACTCTATATGTCCTACGCGAAGTATTCAGCGGCACGGTACTCGCTGCACAAAACATGAAGAGCGGAACGGCAGAAGAGCTGAAGACGCTCATTGAACCCATCATGGAGTTGGGCTATCCAATCGTAGGTATTGTAAGTGACGGGCAAAAATCCATTCGGCTGGCATTTGAGACCTTGTTACCGGATGTGCCTTACCAATACTGTCAGTACCATTATCTGAAGGACATAGCCAAACCCATTGTCGAAGCCGATCGTAAATTAAAAATGGAACTCAAAAAAAGCATGCGCGGGATTCGGGACATCGAACGAAAAATAGAACAGGCTGAGATCCAAGCATCCGAGACGGGGAAAACGGAACAGCCAGATTCGGAAACTGCTGAAATTACCGAAGCGCAGATTGCCAAGGGATATGTGGCAGCTGTCCGAGCCTTGCTCCTAGAAGACGGAGATCCACCATTGGAGCTTCCTGGATTAATGATTTATGAACGTGCACAAGCGATTCAGGCTTCTTTACAAAGATGCTTGAGTAAAAAAAGAGCCTAG
- a CDS encoding PepSY domain-containing protein — MPHNQSFAAVTGTSTANTTITTTDDQETADDAGPIADDQNKEAADLSQVDLQKQAKITKEQSTTIATAQVHGTVKDVQLEDENGTAVYNVQIQDSNGKITEVKVDAATGKITKQEQADNEQEDQD, encoded by the coding sequence ATGCCACATAATCAGTCATTCGCGGCAGTTACAGGAACTTCTACCGCAAACACGACAATAACAACAACAGACGACCAAGAGACAGCCGATGATGCAGGACCGATAGCAGATGACCAAAATAAAGAAGCCGCGGATTTAAGTCAAGTCGATCTGCAGAAGCAAGCCAAAATTACAAAAGAGCAAAGTACCACCATTGCTACGGCACAAGTTCATGGAACCGTAAAAGATGTTCAACTGGAAGATGAAAACGGCACAGCTGTATACAATGTACAGATTCAAGACAGTAATGGTAAAATCACGGAAGTTAAGGTAGATGCTGCGACAGGGAAAATCACGAAACAAGAACAAGCAGATAATGAGCAAGAAGATCAAGATTAG
- a CDS encoding metalloregulator ArsR/SmtB family transcription factor translates to MNENNQLRDVFDALADPTRRRLIRLLAEAEEIPLHELTAQFQMGRTAVSKHLTILKEAGLVLDRKVGRETRFRLNASPLREIQDWVAFYSKFWSTNMLRLNQLLEEEEE, encoded by the coding sequence GTGAACGAGAACAACCAGTTACGGGATGTGTTTGACGCGCTTGCAGATCCAACTAGGCGCCGACTGATTCGTCTGTTAGCAGAGGCAGAGGAGATACCGCTTCATGAATTAACGGCACAGTTTCAAATGGGCCGTACAGCGGTATCCAAGCATTTGACAATCCTTAAAGAGGCCGGATTGGTACTTGACCGAAAAGTCGGCAGAGAAACGCGATTTAGGCTAAACGCCTCTCCACTCAGAGAAATTCAAGATTGGGTGGCTTTCTACAGCAAGTTCTGGAGTACGAATATGTTGCGCTTGAACCAACTATTAGAGGAGGAAGAAGAATGA
- a CDS encoding SRPBCC domain-containing protein: MSLALSLDFQYTTSIEKLWSALTDSSKLAKWVVNIHNGQAMDNDFEPVVGHRFQFRTQPSEYWDGIIDGEVLIVDAPNRVSYTWASGGEKHTVTWTLQDLGDGKVNLHLEQTGFANAQGLEGARYGWGKWCGELEKVLA; the protein is encoded by the coding sequence ATGAGTTTAGCATTATCCTTGGATTTTCAGTACACGACATCGATCGAGAAACTTTGGTCCGCCTTAACCGATTCAAGCAAGCTTGCCAAGTGGGTGGTCAACATCCACAATGGTCAGGCGATGGATAATGATTTTGAGCCCGTCGTAGGACACCGTTTTCAGTTTCGCACTCAGCCGTCCGAATATTGGGATGGCATTATTGACGGAGAAGTGCTTATCGTGGACGCACCAAACCGGGTGTCCTATACTTGGGCCAGCGGAGGGGAGAAGCACACGGTCACCTGGACGCTGCAGGATTTAGGAGACGGAAAGGTTAACCTTCATCTCGAACAAACCGGGTTCGCCAATGCTCAAGGTCTCGAAGGCGCTAGGTATGGCTGGGGTAAATGGTGCGGCGAGCTTGAAAAGGTATTGGCCTAG
- a CDS encoding DoxX family protein, translating to MLQSFLLVSMAFGGGSKLAGAKNFVEMFESIKLPQWFRVVTGLVQLAGAAGLVIGYWNPVAAIWAGIWIGITMLVACLLHFRVKHPIGKAIPAFVITLIAATLVAIK from the coding sequence ATTTTACAAAGTTTTCTGCTCGTCTCCATGGCCTTTGGCGGCGGAAGCAAGCTGGCTGGTGCGAAAAATTTTGTTGAAATGTTCGAGTCGATTAAACTGCCGCAATGGTTTCGAGTTGTTACTGGGCTCGTTCAACTAGCCGGGGCAGCCGGACTTGTTATCGGATACTGGAATCCGGTAGCAGCCATATGGGCAGGCATTTGGATTGGCATCACGATGCTAGTGGCATGCCTTTTACATTTCAGAGTCAAGCATCCTATTGGAAAAGCGATACCGGCCTTTGTGATTACTTTGATTGCAGCCACTCTGGTAGCAATCAAATGA
- a CDS encoding YdeI family protein, which translates to MTKGERNLKIDPYFSKAKKWKEEFELLRNIVLDCELTEEFKWMHPCYTYQDKNIVLIHGFKEYCALLFHKGALLKDPHGILIQQTENVQAARQIRFTNVQEIDEMQLILKTYIDEAIEVEKAGLQANYKKNTEYIIPEELQNKFVEIPYLKTAFEALTPGRQRAYILHFSAPKQSKTRESRVEKYLPHILNGKGLDD; encoded by the coding sequence ATGACAAAAGGTGAAAGGAATCTTAAGATTGATCCATATTTTAGTAAGGCTAAAAAGTGGAAGGAAGAATTCGAGCTGTTGAGAAATATCGTTCTTGACTGCGAGTTGACCGAAGAGTTTAAGTGGATGCATCCTTGTTACACGTATCAGGATAAAAACATTGTTTTAATACATGGATTTAAAGAATACTGCGCGCTTCTGTTTCACAAAGGTGCCTTGTTAAAAGATCCCCATGGTATCCTAATCCAACAAACGGAGAATGTGCAGGCGGCGCGCCAGATTCGGTTCACCAATGTTCAAGAAATAGATGAGATGCAGCTTATCTTGAAAACTTATATCGATGAAGCCATTGAAGTTGAAAAAGCTGGTTTGCAAGCGAACTATAAAAAGAATACGGAATACATAATTCCTGAAGAATTACAAAATAAATTCGTTGAAATCCCTTACTTGAAAACTGCTTTTGAAGCATTGACGCCGGGACGGCAAAGAGCGTACATTCTTCATTTTTCTGCACCCAAACAATCCAAAACTCGAGAGTCAAGGGTTGAAAAATATTTGCCGCATATTCTCAACGGAAAGGGATTAGATGATTAG
- a CDS encoding tyrosine-type recombinase/integrase codes for MRLSDLWLLYEADKRILGFSTHTMKAYFLQLKMLIRELGYLEIEEISLNLLKDYLAKASEQLKPSSLGHRIRFVRSLFRFAFEEGHITRNPSLKLREPKMDKRIPKFLIEEDVIHLKITCQSQREHALLEFLYCTGCRIGEVQKINIEDINWENCSAIVNGKGSKQREVYFTTECKVWLKRYLESREDACKALFVTETNPTRRLTIPTIRWSLKKLAKRGKITANVYPHRFRHTYACQLLDNGAPLEFIQGMLGHEKASTTQIYAQLRGERRRELYRRYF; via the coding sequence ATGAGATTGAGTGATTTATGGCTGCTTTATGAAGCTGATAAACGTATTTTGGGATTCAGCACGCATACAATGAAAGCATACTTTCTACAATTAAAAATGTTAATCCGTGAACTCGGTTATCTGGAGATCGAAGAAATCTCTTTAAACTTGCTAAAGGACTACCTCGCTAAGGCATCAGAACAGCTAAAACCCAGCAGTCTAGGCCATCGAATACGATTTGTACGATCCCTTTTTCGTTTTGCATTTGAAGAAGGACATATCACACGGAATCCTTCTCTTAAGCTGAGAGAGCCAAAGATGGATAAACGTATTCCGAAATTTCTGATTGAGGAGGATGTTATTCATCTTAAGATTACCTGTCAATCTCAACGTGAGCATGCTCTTTTGGAATTTCTATATTGTACGGGTTGCCGCATTGGAGAAGTACAGAAAATAAATATTGAAGACATCAACTGGGAGAACTGTTCAGCCATTGTTAACGGTAAGGGATCTAAACAACGAGAGGTTTATTTTACTACCGAGTGTAAGGTGTGGTTAAAGAGATACCTGGAGAGTCGAGAAGATGCCTGCAAGGCATTATTTGTCACCGAAACGAATCCTACTCGTCGATTGACGATACCAACGATACGTTGGTCTTTAAAGAAACTAGCAAAACGAGGGAAAATTACTGCCAATGTGTATCCTCATCGATTTCGTCACACCTATGCCTGTCAATTACTAGATAACGGTGCTCCACTAGAATTTATTCAGGGTATGCTTGGACATGAAAAGGCATCTACTACACAGATATATGCGCAGCTGCGCGGGGAGCGTAGGAGAGAATTATATCGTCGATATTTTTAA
- a CDS encoding right-handed parallel beta-helix repeat-containing protein yields MKKKWVVIGISFITVVTGGMISAFQKSAYSDVLDSAAPNTSAVILTKDIYVSPSGNDNNPGTVDAPLANIQTAIDAVLPGGTVFLEGGVYHQTVKIQKSGSESEGFITLRSAEGEHAILDGTGVKVDTEGICFIIDASYVQVQDIEMRNYRTEQAGTVPIGIFVKGASHHIGISGNIIHDMGTDFQGLNGGDAHGIAVYGTSDSPQHDIFIDFNELYNLKLGSSEALAINGNVDGFRVVSNSIHDNNNIGIVIIGFEGVSPDPANDRARNGVIRQNHVYNISSYRNPAYGNQYAAAGIYVDGGTKVSIEDNDIHDNDYGLELASEHAGGKTSEVEALHNRIYHNRASGISLGGYDEHRGSTLNCVIQENELIYNNANHLGYGELNLAFDTRSNQIINNQIKANEDGLMITNEFTQNVGNTIDYNVYSSKGNPQWSWKGEKFNDFVTFMKKTGNDLHSSIKLIK; encoded by the coding sequence ATGAAAAAAAAGTGGGTAGTCATTGGAATCAGCTTCATTACCGTAGTCACGGGGGGAATGATTTCTGCTTTTCAAAAATCTGCGTATTCCGATGTTCTGGATTCAGCCGCTCCTAATACTTCCGCAGTCATCTTGACAAAAGATATTTATGTCTCACCATCTGGTAACGATAACAACCCCGGCACCGTCGACGCACCTTTAGCCAACATTCAAACCGCCATCGACGCCGTGCTGCCGGGAGGGACGGTCTTTCTGGAGGGTGGTGTTTATCATCAAACTGTGAAAATCCAAAAATCAGGCTCCGAATCTGAAGGCTTTATCACACTGAGAAGCGCCGAAGGAGAACATGCGATTTTGGATGGAACAGGCGTGAAGGTGGATACCGAGGGTATATGTTTTATTATAGATGCGAGCTACGTTCAGGTTCAAGATATTGAGATGCGCAACTATAGAACGGAACAAGCCGGTACAGTTCCAATCGGAATTTTTGTCAAAGGTGCAAGCCATCATATCGGAATTTCCGGAAACATCATTCATGATATGGGGACTGACTTCCAAGGCCTTAATGGCGGTGACGCACATGGAATCGCAGTATACGGAACATCGGACTCCCCGCAGCATGATATTTTCATCGATTTCAACGAGTTGTATAACCTGAAGTTGGGTTCCAGCGAGGCTCTTGCCATCAATGGCAATGTGGATGGATTTCGGGTGGTAAGCAACTCTATTCACGACAACAATAATATAGGCATCGTTATCATCGGATTTGAAGGTGTTTCACCGGATCCGGCGAATGACAGGGCTAGAAACGGCGTAATTCGCCAAAATCACGTTTACAACATCTCTTCTTATCGCAACCCGGCTTACGGCAACCAATATGCTGCTGCGGGAATTTATGTTGACGGCGGTACGAAAGTGTCTATTGAGGATAATGATATCCATGACAACGATTATGGCCTTGAACTTGCCAGCGAGCATGCCGGCGGGAAAACTTCGGAAGTGGAGGCCTTGCATAACCGAATATACCACAACCGCGCTTCGGGAATTTCGCTTGGCGGATACGACGAACACCGGGGATCGACCTTGAACTGCGTCATTCAGGAGAATGAATTAATATATAACAACGCCAACCATCTCGGCTACGGTGAGCTCAATTTAGCGTTTGATACCAGAAGCAATCAGATTATTAACAACCAGATTAAAGCCAATGAAGACGGACTGATGATCACCAACGAATTTACACAAAACGTGGGCAACACTATCGACTATAATGTTTATTCCAGTAAAGGGAATCCCCAATGGAGCTGGAAAGGTGAGAAATTCAATGATTTTGTAACCTTTATGAAGAAAACCGGCAACGATCTCCACTCTTCAATTAAACTTATTAAATAA
- a CDS encoding IS630 family transposase — MFMASSAELWREQVERRDEEYTAEKFLMFLRRIVEAYPKGKITMVLDNARAHHAKLLEPFLKEQQGRLKFVFLPPYSPKLNVVEGLWKWLKSDVINNVFYHTVSEIRKNVHTFMEQIMKDPLNLIDRLCIRMESGDLLENQ; from the coding sequence GTGTTTATGGCCTCGTCAGCCGAGTTATGGCGGGAGCAGGTCGAGCGGAGAGATGAAGAATATACAGCTGAGAAGTTTCTGATGTTTCTGCGGCGAATCGTGGAGGCTTACCCCAAAGGAAAAATAACAATGGTGTTGGACAATGCCCGCGCTCACCACGCGAAACTGCTTGAACCCTTTCTTAAGGAGCAGCAAGGTCGGCTTAAATTTGTTTTTCTACCTCCGTACAGCCCCAAACTTAATGTCGTGGAAGGACTATGGAAATGGTTAAAGTCGGATGTGATTAATAATGTGTTCTATCACACCGTCTCCGAAATCCGAAAAAACGTACATACCTTCATGGAACAAATCATGAAAGATCCCTTAAACCTCATTGATCGTCTTTGCATTAGGATGGAATCAGGGGATTTACTAGAAAATCAATAA
- the spoVB gene encoding stage V sporulation protein B encodes MSQHGQSFMRGTLVLSVAAFINRILGFISGMYIARVLGAEGIGILMMAHPLVPLVITITELGLPVAISKLVAEAHARSERMKVRRILHVSLAVTGVLSVALTTISLLGSEWIASILLSDQRAYYAMLAITPIAPIVAVSAVLKGYFRGMQQMKTIAASDVLEHTVQIACVLALVHLLLPYGVAYAAAGAMAASVVSEAISLLFLVTSYKLYGESKMPGETWASHLKQGRSTLGELLQIGLPTTGHGVIHSLYSTFQPLLITTSLALAGIGTGLATKQFGLLAGYAFPLLFMPSFITQSLSTALIPAIGEAAANKNSVLIHERMNQAMNLGLLIGAPATVILYEWATPLTTLVYNAPEAGLLLKILAPMFFLHYFDAPLHAILLGLGRAKATLWNYVIATVFKGVSIFVFGSQFGIIGVAYGIGIGIVIQTLLNFFSISSLIGFYWSIRPYFKVGICMMLMVICGHWTYNYVASNGMPQLWCVITSIVCSLFLYFAALVLTGTLNWKSTRHRFSIPW; translated from the coding sequence ATGTCACAACACGGGCAATCGTTCATGAGAGGTACGCTGGTCTTGTCTGTCGCTGCTTTCATCAACCGTATTCTCGGTTTTATCAGCGGCATGTATATCGCTCGCGTACTGGGCGCAGAGGGAATCGGCATCTTGATGATGGCTCATCCGCTCGTCCCGCTCGTCATTACGATTACGGAGCTTGGATTGCCGGTGGCAATTTCAAAGTTGGTGGCAGAGGCCCACGCTCGCAGCGAACGGATGAAAGTGAGGCGCATCCTGCATGTCTCGCTCGCTGTCACGGGCGTCTTGAGCGTAGCGCTCACGACCATATCGTTACTTGGATCTGAGTGGATCGCATCCATTCTGCTAAGCGACCAACGCGCTTATTACGCGATGCTGGCGATTACGCCGATCGCGCCGATCGTCGCTGTCTCCGCCGTATTAAAGGGATATTTCCGCGGCATGCAGCAGATGAAGACCATTGCCGCTTCCGATGTGCTGGAGCATACGGTGCAAATCGCCTGTGTACTTGCGCTGGTCCACCTATTGCTGCCTTACGGCGTCGCTTATGCGGCTGCCGGAGCAATGGCTGCCTCTGTTGTCAGCGAAGCGATCAGCCTCCTATTCCTGGTGACAAGCTACAAGCTATACGGTGAATCGAAGATGCCGGGCGAGACTTGGGCAAGCCACCTGAAACAAGGAAGAAGCACACTCGGCGAGCTGCTGCAGATCGGACTGCCGACGACCGGGCACGGTGTCATTCATTCTTTATACAGCACCTTCCAACCGCTTCTTATTACAACCAGCCTGGCGCTGGCCGGCATCGGCACGGGGTTAGCCACGAAACAATTCGGCCTGCTGGCCGGCTATGCGTTTCCGCTGCTGTTCATGCCAAGCTTTATCACGCAGTCCTTGTCCACCGCTCTAATTCCTGCGATTGGCGAAGCAGCAGCGAACAAGAACAGTGTGCTCATACATGAGCGGATGAATCAGGCTATGAACTTGGGACTCCTGATCGGCGCGCCGGCGACAGTTATCCTGTACGAGTGGGCAACTCCACTAACGACACTTGTCTATAATGCGCCGGAAGCAGGATTGCTTTTGAAAATACTGGCGCCGATGTTTTTCCTGCATTATTTCGACGCTCCGCTTCATGCGATTCTGCTCGGGCTCGGCCGCGCGAAAGCTACGCTGTGGAATTACGTAATAGCCACCGTATTCAAGGGTGTCTCGATCTTCGTGTTCGGCAGCCAATTTGGTATTATTGGCGTTGCGTACGGCATTGGTATCGGCATTGTGATTCAAACACTGCTGAACTTCTTTTCCATCTCAAGCTTGATCGGATTTTATTGGAGTATTCGTCCTTATTTCAAGGTTGGGATCTGCATGATGCTGATGGTGATATGCGGACACTGGACCTATAACTATGTTGCCAGCAATGGTATGCCGCAGTTATGGTGCGTAATCACTTCAATCGTCTGTTCCTTGTTTCTCTATTTCGCCGCACTCGTATTGACGGGTACGTTGAATTGGAAAAGTACGCGCCACCGATTTTCGATTCCATGGTAA
- a CDS encoding beta-propeller fold lactonase family protein, with protein MPISNNYFRTSMVYIMTNMEVMNEVIAFKRDMNGILTFMGRYPTYGRGTGTREVSTATANDGVDPLASQGSLTLSRDGRFLLAVNAGSSSISSFVITDSGAPVLVDVKPSGGAQPNSVDVFGDLVYVSNVGNAANRFASNISGFRIDDNGRLTPIPGSTHSLSTFNAQPAQVLFTPDGSKIVVSELTSNHLSVFHVNNNGTVTGPIVNNSNGMGPFGSYFLSSGLLLVTESFTSALSSYSMSENGILNVISGSVPNGQLTTCWVVTTRNEQFAYTTNTLSGSITTYRIDVRGALTVLGNITSTPAGTIAGLPIDAGVSKDGRNFYTLNGNQGTVSVFNIKDDGSLVRLQVAAWTYYPYFGSQGLAVL; from the coding sequence ATGCCGATATCAAACAACTATTTTCGAACGAGCATGGTTTACATCATGACCAATATGGAAGTAATGAATGAAGTCATTGCCTTTAAGCGGGACATGAATGGAATCCTCACCTTTATGGGGCGCTACCCAACCTATGGCAGAGGGACTGGTACAAGGGAAGTCTCCACTGCAACAGCAAACGATGGTGTCGATCCCCTTGCATCACAAGGCTCTCTAACTTTGTCCCGTGATGGACGTTTCCTGCTTGCCGTTAACGCGGGCAGCAGCAGTATCAGTAGTTTCGTCATAACCGACAGCGGAGCACCTGTTCTCGTGGATGTGAAGCCATCAGGAGGTGCTCAGCCCAATAGCGTAGATGTGTTCGGTGATCTTGTATATGTTTCTAATGTAGGTAATGCCGCTAACCGTTTTGCATCCAATATCTCCGGTTTTCGCATAGATGATAACGGACGCCTCACTCCTATTCCCGGATCCACCCATTCTCTCAGTACTTTCAATGCTCAGCCGGCGCAGGTTCTCTTCACTCCAGACGGCAGTAAAATCGTTGTATCCGAGCTTACTTCAAACCATCTCAGTGTGTTCCATGTGAATAACAACGGTACGGTTACAGGGCCGATCGTTAATAATTCTAATGGTATGGGTCCGTTCGGCTCTTATTTCCTATCTTCAGGACTCCTTTTAGTTACGGAATCTTTTACTAGTGCGCTGTCATCTTATTCAATGAGCGAAAACGGGATTCTGAATGTTATCAGCGGCTCTGTACCGAACGGCCAGCTGACCACTTGCTGGGTTGTAACAACGAGGAATGAACAATTTGCTTACACCACCAACACCTTAAGCGGTTCAATCACCACCTACCGTATAGATGTCCGCGGAGCGCTGACGGTTCTCGGAAATATAACCAGCACACCGGCAGGTACAATTGCCGGCCTGCCAATAGACGCTGGAGTGAGTAAAGATGGGCGCAATTTCTACACCCTTAACGGTAATCAGGGCACAGTCTCGGTATTTAATATCAAGGATGATGGCAGTCTAGTCAGATTGCAGGTGGCCGCATGGACCTACTATCCGTATTTTGGTTCGCAAGGTTTAGCGGTTCTTTGA
- a CDS encoding N-acetylmuramoyl-L-alanine amidase: protein MIKKTAFLSFFLFLIFLQSDISGSAKVPQIYINGTKINTEVSRKGNGCVSIQNAEKNQITIKLVGDSHPLYKIVIDPGHGGVDVGTVGISGRFEKDFSLSTALKVKRLMSLEPAVKVYLTRTDDTFIPLNDRITMANQLSADLYLSIHPNMVRNSMTKGTETFFYRESSMLFAQIVHKHVLKATGFPDLHVDYENFRVIKNTIMPAALVEVGFLSNAAEEKALFMSNNQDKIAAAMVDGIKEYLGI from the coding sequence ATGATAAAAAAGACTGCATTCCTTAGTTTCTTTCTTTTTCTTATATTTTTACAGTCTGATATTTCAGGAAGCGCTAAAGTTCCACAAATTTATATTAACGGAACTAAGATTAACACAGAAGTATCCAGAAAAGGAAATGGATGTGTTTCAATACAAAATGCAGAAAAAAATCAAATCACTATTAAATTGGTCGGTGATTCGCATCCTTTATATAAAATTGTTATTGATCCCGGACACGGAGGTGTTGATGTAGGTACAGTGGGTATTAGTGGCCGATTTGAAAAGGATTTCTCCTTATCCACAGCACTTAAAGTCAAAAGGCTCATGAGCTTGGAACCTGCGGTCAAGGTCTATTTAACGAGAACTGACGATACTTTTATCCCACTTAATGATCGGATCACAATGGCCAATCAACTTTCAGCCGATCTATATCTTTCCATTCACCCCAATATGGTTAGAAACTCCATGACAAAAGGCACGGAAACCTTTTTTTATCGAGAAAGCAGTATGTTATTCGCACAAATCGTTCATAAGCATGTGCTGAAAGCTACAGGCTTTCCAGACCTTCATGTTGATTATGAAAATTTTCGGGTAATCAAGAATACGATTATGCCTGCTGCCTTGGTAGAGGTGGGTTTTTTGTCCAATGCTGCGGAGGAAAAGGCGCTTTTTATGAGTAATAATCAAGACAAAATAGCAGCAGCTATGGTGGATGGGATTAAGGAGTATTTGGGGATTTAG